CATGGACCTCCGGCGTCTTAGCAACATGCGCAACTTCTACATCCACCTACTTGAGATACCGGAGGAAGACATGCAGACCGTTTCCTGGCAAGATATTGTTGCCCGTGTCATGGCGCTGCGGGATGCCAACCCCAAGACAGCCATCAATGTCACTCCATCGGCGCGACAGTGGATGCGCAATCAGTCCAAGGAGAGGCTAGACGCCGCAGACATCGCCAACCGCCTCATGCGACGGGAAAACTACCTGATAGCCATGATGAACAAGGACATCCTTGACCTTACACTCCCGATACCCTTTGTAAGAAAACATCAGTTCTTCTCGAGGAGTCTGGAATGGAACCTACATTTTGCCATTTTGACCTACGTCTTCGACGGGAACAATCAGGTACATCAGGAATTTCTCAAAGCCGATCGCCGCGGCTTGCTGAGCGCGAAGCTGAAATCGCGGCTTGTGTTCGCTGGCATCATCAACTTGCTGATCGGCCCTTTCGTGGTTGCATatctcatcgtcgtccacgCCTTCACATATTACAACGTACGCTCGGCCCCGTAGCTTTGATTCCAATTGGTCACAGACACTGACATGTCGCTTGCAGGAGTATCAGAAAGACCCGTCCACCTTTAGTCACAGGCGATACACACCTCTTGCCGAATGGAAGTTCCGAGAGTTCAACGAGGTCCCGCACCTCTTTCAGGAGCGCATCAACATGTCATACCCGTTCGCCAGCCGTTACATCGACCAGTTCCCGAAGAAAATGACGGAGCAGTTCGCCAGGACTGTCACCTTTGTCGCGGGAGCCATCACCTCGGTCCTTGCTGTTGCGTCGTTTCTAGACCCTCAGCTTTTTCTCGGATTTGAGATCACTACCGAACGATCAGCTCTGTTTTACATTGGCTTGTTTGCTGCGATTTGGGCGGCTGCCAGAGGTATGATTTCAGAGGAAACGACAGTGTTCGACCCAGACTACGCTCTCCGCAATGTCATCGAATACACTCGTTACATGCCAGACAACTGGAAAGACCGTCTCCACACAGCCGATGTCAAGCGGGAGTTTTCAGAACTATACAAGCTGAAGATGCTGAttctcgtcgaggagatcCTCGGCATTCTGACCGCTTCCTTGGTGTTGATTTATTCAGCACCCAAGTGCAGCGACCAAATTATCGACTTCTTCCGCGAATTCACCATTCATGTGGATGGCGTTGGCTACATATGTTCGTTTGCTGAGTTCGATTTCAAGAAAGGTGTGGGCAAGACCAAACAGGCAACAGGCGCAGGCGATGTTCGCGAAGATTACTATTCCACGAAACACAAcaagatggcggcgtctTACTACGGCTTCTTAGACAACTATGTGATTAACCCGAAAACTGGTATACCAGGCCACTTACCTCCAGGAAGTCGACAAACCTTCCACCCTCCGCCGGCGTTCCCGGGACTGAGCTCTCCAACACTAGCGGCCGAAATGCAGGGTTCCAGAATGGGCCGACAAGACCTTGCGAGAAGCCGAGCACCTAGCGGAGGACCTGGACCGCAAACCCGAACACCGAGGTTCGGACCATCAATGACGGCCCCATCGCCGATGGCATCAATGCTTCTCGAcccacaccaccaccctgCTGGGACAGGGTTCGGCGCCCGAAGTACGCATCGGAGCCGAGCGGCGCGGGGCGGATATCAGGGTGAAGGCATCATTGAAGAATCAGTagaagacgggcgaggcTTGGACAGCCGCTTGCAATCGCACGGAGcacacgacgacgatgcgTTTGGCGGCTCAGGTCCATTAGAAGAGTCGGTCTGGGAAACGTCGCCTCCAAAGGGTCTCAGCCGTGAGAACAGTTTGGCGGGCACGAGCGAACCAGACGCCGGGGTGCTAGGGCTGATATACCAGTTCCAGCAGGCCCACCGCAACAACCCGTAAGGCGGAGGATCACGTTGATGATCGAGATGACGCAGGTAGGCAATCCATCGGGACCTAAAGATTGTTTGCGAGGAAAGAAGGATGTCATGGcgttttttttcttcgttttttttcttcgtttTTTTTTCATGCTTGGGAGGTTGGGACAGGGGTATCATGGGCGGTCTTTCTGGGGCCAGGCTGAAGTAGTGTATACCCGACCGATGTGACGCAAGTAGGGTTTGATTCAACAGAGACGCCAACAACAAGTCAGCAATTTTAGGTACAATTGTCTCATGGTATAAGCATTGCAAGAGAAGGCGGCGCAGAAAGTCAAAGTCATGTTGCCTACGACCACCGAGATATATGTCGTATTTCCGAAGGAGGACCAATACTTGGAGTTGCGCGTCTCCGGATGTGTCGATCTGCAGAGGACAACGCAGGAAAGCAACATGTAGGTGATtggaggaaaagggggagggaagatGGATCTTTGTCCGAGGAATGAGCCAAGATAAAGCGCGCTCGATGAAGGAAACTGGGGCCACGTGGCAGTTGCTGAATGACTACTGTGAACAGTAATCACTTGCACAAGGTGCATCCGGAAATGCTAAGCATTGCAAGTACAGATAAGTGCTCGACCATTCGTATTGGATGTCCGGTGAGCCGGATGGCGACTGATTGATTAGATGAGATAAAAATGGCGGTTGAGGGTTCCAAGCCGTAAGGGGGTCGTGCCATCGTTCACAGCCGAAATTGCAGTATTGACCACCTGCAAGCCCGGTTTTTTTTTAATGTGAATTTCTGCCTGGCTTTGGTAGGCGAAAGGACAAATGCCTGTTATGCATTCTCAACATATTACTAAATCCTAGAACTAGGATGTGAGTTGTTGGAGCGAGGGCAAGAAATTCTCAGTCCCGAGGCC
This sequence is a window from Colletotrichum higginsianum IMI 349063 chromosome 8, whole genome shotgun sequence. Protein-coding genes within it:
- a CDS encoding Autophagy protein Apg9, with product MASNIFSRLAPQSRGSRSFYEELRGKRDGDMDIEEQAGLDIDEENLKERFQDYDIDHVQDLAIEDSRATLESNANLRNPPGTTGSGTQDRANRRAPNSKWLSQEDDGDNDVPASLLFEPHEAEVEANGAARKMASMPGRQNAIPGPSNRRTHAQWETTQAQQRLHPSDSIKPTRSQPKRLARGLASGSEKEKALWRWVNVSNLDFFVQDVYYYYRGSGFWCIVCARALHLVESAFFAVFLTFLTQCVEYTKIPNSRSLKDVTIPQCTRKMSFMWNVGLWLYVFYFVWKTVQFTMDLRRLSNMRNFYIHLLEIPEEDMQTVSWQDIVARVMALRDANPKTAINVTPSARQWMRNQSKERLDAADIANRLMRRENYLIAMMNKDILDLTLPIPFVRKHQFFSRSLEWNLHFAILTYVFDGNNQVHQEFLKADRRGLLSAKLKSRLVFAGIINLLIGPFVVAYLIVVHAFTYYNEYQKDPSTFSHRRYTPLAEWKFREFNEVPHLFQERINMSYPFASRYIDQFPKKMTEQFARTVTFVAGAITSVLAVASFLDPQLFLGFEITTERSALFYIGLFAAIWAAARGMISEETTVFDPDYALRNVIEYTRYMPDNWKDRLHTADVKREFSELYKLKMLILVEEILGILTASLVLIYSAPKCSDQIIDFFREFTIHVDGVGYICSFAEFDFKKGVGKTKQATGAGDVREDYYSTKHNKMAASYYGFLDNYVINPKTGIPGHLPPGSRQTFHPPPAFPGLSSPTLAAEMQGSRMGRQDLARSRAPSGGPGPQTRTPRFGPSMTAPSPMASMLLDPHHHPAGTGFGARSTHRSRAARGGYQGEGIIEESVEDGRGLDSRLQSHGAHDDDAFGGSGPLEESVWETSPPKGLSRENSLAGTSEPDAGVLGLIYQFQQAHRNNP